AAAATCTTTCTACTCTTATTAATCATCGAATTAGAATATAATGTAAAATTTATCATGATTAATCAATATTTATAATGATTAATAATAGGTAAATATATATACTAAATTCAACTTAATATATATTATAAGACTAAGCGTAAAAAAGAGGATAAAAAAAGTGGTGGGAAAGAAATGAAACGCGATACAACCGTTTTACTAGATGAAAAAAGGATTTTCAAGCCGAATGTTGAAACGGTGGAAAGAGCCCATGTTAAAAATTGGGAAACTGAAATTGAGAAGGGAAAGAACTTTGAGAAATACTGGGAAGAGAAGGCAGAAGATCTTGATTGGTTCGAAAGATGGGACCAAGTACTTGACGAAAGTAACAAACCATTCTTCAAATGGTTTGTAAACGGAAAGATAAATCTGGCCTACAACGCAGTTGACAGGTGGATCAATACCGAAAAAAGAAACCAAGTAGCAATCCTCTATGTTAACGAAAGAGGGGATGAGAAAAAATTAACCTACTATGAACTCTACCGTGAGGTCAATAAAATGGCCAACGGTCTAAAAAACCTAGGAGTAAAAAAAGGAGATACAGTCTCAATGTATCTTCCAATGTGTCCCGAGCTACTTATTTCAATGCTAGCATGTAACAAAATTGGGGCAGTTCACAGTGTTGTATACTCTGGATTAAGTGTAGGAGCATTTGTTGAAAGGATGAACGATGCTAAGGTCAAGATCCTAATTACTGCCGATGGAACATACAGAAGAGGAAAGATAATCGATCTGAAAAAAATATCAGACGAAGCAATGCTCCAATGTCCTACCATAGAAACAGTTATAGTTGTAAAACACACAGGAAGTAAAATAGACATTTCTGACTTGAGTGGAAGGGAAATATTCTATGAACGACTAATTGAAGGGGAACCAGCAGAATGTGAATGTGAACCTATGGACTCAGAGGATCCACTTTTTATATTATACACCTCTGGAAGTACTGGAAAACCCAAGGGAGTTCTTCACACAACAGGTGGGTATATGGTGGGAGTGTCAACAACACTCAAAAACATTTTTGATATCCATGAAAATGATATGTGGTGGTGTACAGGTGACATAGGATGGATCACAGGTCATAGTTATGTTATATATGGACCTTTACTTTTAGGAACTACTACAGTGGTCTACGAGGGAGCACCGGACTATCCCGACCCAGGTGCATGGTGGAACATAGTTGAAAAATATGGTGTAACCAAGTTTTATACAGCACCAACAGCAATCAGACATCTAATGAGATTCGGTAACAAATACCCCAACCTATACAATCTTTCCTCACTTAAAATACTTGGAACAGTTGGGGAACCCATAAATCCAGAGGCATGGATGTGGTACTATAAAAATGTTGGAAAGGAAAAAGCCCCAATAATGGATACATGGTGGCAAACAGAAACTGGAATGCACCTAATATCTCCTTTACCATCAGCTTACCTGAAACCAGGATCAGCAACCAAAGCAGTACCTGGTGTAGATGCTGATGTTGTGGATGAAGATGGTAACCCTGTACCTCTGGGAAAGGGCGGATATCTGGTAATTAAAAAACCATGGCCCGCAATGTTCAGAACACTTTACGAAGACGAAGAAAGATACAAAGATGTTTACTGGAATCAGATACCAGGATATTACAAAGCAGGAGATATGGCCAGAAAAGACGAAGATGGTTACTTTTGGATACAAGGCAGATCTGATGATGTTTTAAAAATAGCAGGGCATAGGGTAGGTACATCTGAAGTTGAATCGGCATTTGTTAGCCATCCTGCAGTTGTAGAGGCAGCTGTAATTGGAAAACATGACCCAATTAAAGGCCAAGTTATTAAGGCATTTGTAATACTCAGAGAAGGATATAAACTCAAAACCAAACTCATTGAAGAACTCAACAAGCATGTAAGATACGAATTAGGGCCTGTAGCAGTTATAGGAGATATTGAACAGGTAGAATCTCTTCCAAAAACTAGAAGCGGAAAAATTATGAGAAGAGTACTTAGGGCAAG
This Methanobacterium spitsbergense DNA region includes the following protein-coding sequences:
- the acs gene encoding acetate--CoA ligase; translation: MKRDTTVLLDEKRIFKPNVETVERAHVKNWETEIEKGKNFEKYWEEKAEDLDWFERWDQVLDESNKPFFKWFVNGKINLAYNAVDRWINTEKRNQVAILYVNERGDEKKLTYYELYREVNKMANGLKNLGVKKGDTVSMYLPMCPELLISMLACNKIGAVHSVVYSGLSVGAFVERMNDAKVKILITADGTYRRGKIIDLKKISDEAMLQCPTIETVIVVKHTGSKIDISDLSGREIFYERLIEGEPAECECEPMDSEDPLFILYTSGSTGKPKGVLHTTGGYMVGVSTTLKNIFDIHENDMWWCTGDIGWITGHSYVIYGPLLLGTTTVVYEGAPDYPDPGAWWNIVEKYGVTKFYTAPTAIRHLMRFGNKYPNLYNLSSLKILGTVGEPINPEAWMWYYKNVGKEKAPIMDTWWQTETGMHLISPLPSAYLKPGSATKAVPGVDADVVDEDGNPVPLGKGGYLVIKKPWPAMFRTLYEDEERYKDVYWNQIPGYYKAGDMARKDEDGYFWIQGRSDDVLKIAGHRVGTSEVESAFVSHPAVVEAAVIGKHDPIKGQVIKAFVILREGYKLKTKLIEELNKHVRYELGPVAVIGDIEQVESLPKTRSGKIMRRVLRARELGEDVGDTSTLEE